One Plasmodium berghei ANKA genome assembly, chromosome: 13 genomic region harbors:
- a CDS encoding 50S ribosomal protein L20, putative — translation MKLPREVVFQVAKGFRGRSKGCFKIARSRAMKALLHSYIMRRQRYRRLRVHWIASINRGCREWNFTYSNFMYSLLNNNILLNRKSLYTLCYTEPISFKALVDESKYVFYQRKLKFRDISQL, via the exons atgaaattacCAAGAGAAGTAGTTTTTCAAGTAGCAAAGGGTTTTAGAGGTAGAAGTAAAGgatgttttaaaattgcAAGAAGTAGAGCAATGAAGGCTTTACTGCATTCTTATATTATGAGGCGCCAAAGATATAGAAGATTACGG GTACATTGGATAGCTAGTATAAACAGAGGATGCAGAGAATGGAATTTTACatattcaaattttatgtatagtttattaaataataatatactaTTGAACAGAAAGAGcttatatacattatgCTACACAGAGCCGATAAGTTTTAAGGCTTTAGTAGATGAAtcaaaatatgttttttatcaaaGGAAACTTAAATTTCGAGACATATCACaactttaa
- a CDS encoding translocation protein SEC62, putative, with amino-acid sequence MNKGEEIHSDMFALLRFAFDGGVKVKSAAEVGKRAVEYFRGDDFVNFLSSKQDILKKKFPNLIGNRNLSEMKEIEEFADLFIQKGFIYKAQYNPFKGVYEMDENGVYKRPKWPKRLIMTSKQNFDKAGFYILVYERNKKLQYFMLMTLISIVLICCMFPVWPLKLKLALWHLSVVFIGLLSAIIVGRIIAFVYFWFFGVDYWIFPNLFDEECSIVESFIPFHSWERRNDSWLLVFARVVTAVLVAIGIHQLGKTHSISDIQNFAKQSFIDIIEWGNKKLSDTPENTFMYKSIDSKATFEDQEGIEDPEDQIVYDENEENYDCLKKCGFPPFEELVRRCFLKCDCMEKIIKSHCYTKKCSKATKEVLDEAHKEACFQKLKN; translated from the exons ATGAATAAAGGAGAG gAGATACATTCAGATATGTTTGCTTTGCTGAGATTCGCCTTTGATGGAGGGGTGAAAGTAAAAAGCGCAGCTGAAGTTGGAAAAAGAGCAGTTGAATATTTCAGAGGAGAcgattttgtaaattttttaagtaGCAAACAAgatattttaaagaaaaagtTTCCAAATTTAATAGGAAACCGGAATCTATCAGAAATGAAAGAAATAGAAGAATTTGCCGATTTGTTTATACAAAAaggttttatatataaagctCAATATAATCCATTTAAAGGGGTATATGAAATGGATGAAAATGGAGTATATAAAAGACCCAAATGGCCAAAGAGGTTAATTATGACTtcaaaacaaaattttgataaagccggtttttatattttagtttatgaaagaaataagaaattacaatattttatgttaatGACATTAATCTCAATAGTTTTAATATGTTGTATGTTTCCTGTTTGGCCATTGAAATTGAAATTAGCATTGTGGCATTTATCAGTTGTATTTATAGGATTGTTATCAGCAATAATAGTTGGAAGAATAATCGCTTTTGTTTATTTCTGGTTTTTTGGTGTTGATTATTGGATATTCccaaatttatttgatgaGGAATGTAGTATTGTCGAATCTTTTATTCCATTTCATTCATGGGAACGTAGAAATGATAGTTGGCTTCTAGTATTTGCTAGAGTGGTTACCGCTGTTTTAGTAGCTATAGGTATACATCAGTTAGGAAAGACTCATTCTATTTCTgatattcaaaattttgCAAAGCAATCTTTTATTGATATAATAGAATGgggtaataaaaaattatctgACACTCCAGAAAATActtttatgtataaatcTATCGATTCAAAAGCCACATTTGAGGATCAAGAAGGCATCGAAGATCCAGAAGATCAAATCGtttatgatgaaaatgagGAAAATTATGACTGCTTGAAAAAATGTGGATTTCCACCTTTCGAGGAATTAGTTAGAAGGTGCTTCTTAAAATGCGATTGCATGGAG aaaattatCAAATCACATTGCTACACGAAAAAATGCTCCAAGGCAACAAAAGAAGTTTTAGATGAGGCTCACAAGGAGGCATGTTTCCAAAAGCTTAAAAATTAa
- a CDS encoding metacaspase-2, putative: protein MRNINIYSPLYSSYENINIYKQIRKINDHSEISTANISCDTKGRILVKDAENEKIRSINKNMTQSLENLEKNIKNKILCIPPRENNIKDLAFFQNINQENYVLNGYNIPPNKIINSVNPIRYAYLMPNNNIFYNKQHSIQNNNVENYINNLNNSLKNQINNICNDMNYTERYFLNGHSNVKKPNISKIADKNNGNNYIPDNAHNLNTKNNTLYNYGNHIYNNYNGDVLYQYNQGVNIYRSMSSDNINNTRNRYSRSLDNNNLAFLGSFVPLIPNNNIKTNTNTKMSHINDMINLSFIPKNYMQRSSSSYLLNPLKKDKQYCINVNGKVLNPNDNLKKNKNNNKKHSFNFSDYLSFCENPMRSASIEQSVGSSISYTRRKIGKDPSITKQDKNNTLRKIYNFLFPYNQKEPLKKKYTKKKYNPKHDSINYTQLKHSSKNESFYITNSNSNGAIQHLYHTNNRKNSKNNSNICNENYAHNSLINRNGNISSFNNIQNERKNNAYNNYYEYCNPEQMINASFLYNTHHNNNNITFRKQHLSKNNIPNELSFKYNHYDDRHKYPEKMGTSIYKFTDQNGIKNKEPNITDHLNLYHSKIDNTNSLMQNLKKNYLSGNISKKKNNGKISQCNAKNEIDPKSDEKNITQIGNIKTQCHENEKKYSMDTNLNEKFKFSMNHMNNAGNISSGNDKNHINYNFYNNNLVMQSEKQIIGKNQNTVKNPNDANLTFSNVHQHINSIPKTRNNPKGPNMENTTLSNNYKNNNILYLPNQYNNINTNNDAKTRLQNIEKFHYNKNYSNTKDGISGNNEICGKNTLQHKDSYLLNYQNIARQSQINTRNAKGNMMRSNSDVENPINKLKEYNIDKLLYPKSSTYNVNNDKKEYIKFEQKLNPNSINHDFATSNNKSTSLNPLEKLESKYSMENKNNTIHGLNNLFNNPKVLDTADNDEKNKNNEITSNPNLAQINLNGNYIDLINNDLLNIKKIIYGSSQFDTKESELNINDIKFKSIIMNSHERDFEKLKKTHNRINNGNNISTIDGINEILLSMSKGRDKSNIPLNALNEESKNNELYEKLKHNKHYELIKKKQKLKSSIFDISSSNCTIKNHHHRNLDSIVKSQEFMYFKMKTLMEAGKKALGNHYNNATAYKNFDSSKNKMEKIAIIHRNGTDGNDFVSKKLVISSESFRQFFNKHRNDITYINSSNMNLIDNLEYNKSSSKDTNNLWNLKNDAINATKKKVNNYKMNASSELATTDSESHCLGKKKALIIALSYNGLLEGCVNDATQICKHLIESFNFNELILLNDCNFCYKNYVAQKATKKNIINHLRDFIINSNNGDILFFYYCGYSTKIIDSKFSENNNFALLPQDYSNNKYIYSNEICHIIKKLKGGKQLCVIFDTTYSSYFVPTSISITYNKSINATELSKNEHLPFSYKKNTYSFKTFGRIRDRHIDPIYVENVKKPENNKFPEKKHIKCEKWTLVPSIFFFSPDFRDRNEYELLMKGKSWGLLTYCIGKSIELLKSNFSYHDVFLLSSQILLNIKQKYKIKYINFRLSFLNEHSPDDIKFLSHESLYLYKKRQIEEPLWKTSIRLGSINESIKSKFSTNISELSLNLSKMCLLIFIKDIQFFSKTKIDTSIEYFASCFIKPKNVNVLCVRRKNTKPQKIVRDKIFFLEYIILALASIKNAKFYVELFKKKKKNYFVARSVFNIKNKDGRFSLKDIIGIIDLNVKHIIEN from the exons atgcgaaatataaatatctaTTCTCCGCTATATAGTTcctatgaaaatataaatatatataaacaaatcaGGAAAATCAATGACCATAGTGAAATATCTACCGCCAATATATCATGTGACACCAAGGGGAGGATATTAGTGAAAG ATgctgaaaatgaaaaaataagatccataaataaaaatatgacaCAAAGTTTAGAGAATTtagagaaaaatataaaaaataaaattttgtgTATCCCCCCaagagaaaataatataaaggACCTAgctttttttcaaaatattaatcAAGAAAATTACGTATTGAATGGCTATAATATACCaccaaataaaattattaattcgGTAAACCCAATAAGATATGCTTACTTAATGCCAAAcaataacattttttataataagcAACATagtatacaaaataataacgtcgaaaattatattaataacttaaataattcactaaaaaatcaaattaatAACATATGTAATGATATGAACTATACAGAAAGATACTTTTTAAATGGGCATAGTAACGTTAAAAAACctaatatttcaaaaattgcagataaaaataatggaaataattatataccCGATAATGCTCATAATTTAAAcactaaaaataatacactttataattatggaaatcatatatataacaattatAATGGAGATGTTCTATATCAATACAATCAAGGGGTAAACATTTATAGAAGTATGTCTTCTGACAATATCAATAATACTAGAAATAGATATTCTCGTTCCTTGGATAATAACAATCTAGCATTTTTAGGATCATTTGTGCCATTAATTCctaataataacataaaaacaaacacaaatacaaaaatgagtcatataaatgatatgataaatttatcatttattccaaaaaattatatgcaaAGGAGTAGTagttcatatttattaaaccctttaaaaaaagacaaacAATATTGTATAAATGTGAATGGAAAAGTATTGAATCCAAATgacaatttaaaaaaaaataaaaataacaataaaaagcattcctttaatttttctgattatttatcattttgtgAAAATCCAATGAGAAGTGCATCCATAGAACAAAGTGTGGGCAGCTCAATTTCATACACAAGGCGAAAAATAGGTAAGGACCCATCTATCACAAAacaagataaaaataatacattaagaaaaatatataattttttatttccttatAATCAAAAAGAGccacttaaaaaaaagtatacaaaaaaaaaatacaatccTAAGCATGATTCTATCAATTATACCCAATTAAAACACTCAAGCAAAAATGAATCATTTTACATAACAAATAGTAACTCAAATGGGGCAATACAGCATTTATACCATACcaataatagaaaaaattcaaaaaataatagtaatatttgtaatgaaaattatgcTCACAATTCGCTTATTAACAGAAATGGCAACATATCATcctttaataatatacaaaatgaaaGGAAAAACAATGCCTATAACaattattatgaatattgTAATCCTGAACAAATGATAAATGCCTCTTTCTTATATAATACACAtcataacaataataatataacttTTCGAAAACAACATTtatctaaaaataatattcctAATGAATTATCCTTTAAATATAACCATTATGATGATAGGCATAAATATCCAGAAAAAATGGGAACtagtatttataaatttactGATCAGAAtggaattaaaaataaagaaccTAATATTACGGACCATctaaatttatatcattcAAAGATAGATAACACAAATTCTCTTATgcaaaatttaaaaaaaaattatttgtcgggaaatataagtaaaaaaaaaaacaatggTAAAATATCTCAATGCAATGCAAAAAACGAAATTGACCCTAAATCCGACGAGAAAAATATCACACAAATTGGAAACATAAAAACGCAATGTCACgaaaatgaaaagaaatataGTATGGATACGAATCTAAAcgaaaaatttaaattttcaatgAATCATATGAATAATGCAGGAAATATATCAAGTGGAAATGACAAAAACCATATCaactataatttttataacaataACTTAGTAATGCAAAGTGAAAAACAGATAATTggaaaaaatcaaaatacgGTTAAAAATCCAAATGATGCTAATTTAACATTTTCTAATGTGCACCAACACATAAATTCAATTCCCAAAACACGCAATAATCCAAAGGGCCCTAATATGGAAAACACGACGCTCagtaataattataaaaataacaatatattatatttaccaaaccaatataataatattaatacaaataatgaTGCAAAAACTCGTCttcaaaatatagaaaaatttcactacaacaaaaattatagcAATACCAAAGATGGTATATCTGGTAACAATGAAATATGTGGAAAAAATACACTTCAACACAAAGATAgctatttattaaattatcaGAATATTGCACGGCAAAGTCAAATAAATACTAGAAACGCTAAAGGAAATATGATGCGTTCAAATTCAGATGTTGAAAATCCTATAAATAAACTAAAAGAGTATAACATTGATAAACTTCTATACCCCAAAAGTAGCACatataatgtaaataatgataaaaaagaatatattaaatttgaGCAAAAATTAAATCCTAATTCAATAAACCACGATTTTGCTAcatcaaataataaaagcaCAAGTCTTAATCCTTTAGAAAAATTAGAATCAAAATATAGtatggaaaataaaaataatactataCATGGATTAAATAATCTATTTAATAATCCCAAAGTATTAGACACTGCTgataatgatgaaaaaaataaaaataatgaaataactTCTAATCCAAATTTAGcacaaattaatttaaatggaaattatattgatcttataaataatgatttattaaatataaaaaaaattatatatggtTCATCTCAATTTGACACAAAAGAAAGcgaattaaatataaatgatataaaatttaaatctATCATTATGAATTCACATGAGCGTGATTTTGAAAAGTTGAAAAAAACACATAATAGAATtaataatggaaataatattagtaCAATTGATGGcattaatgaaatattattatccaTGTCAAAAGGACGCGATAAATCTAATATCCCATTGAATGCTTTAAATGAAGAATCAAAAAACAatgaattatatgaaaaattaaaacataataaacattatgaattaataaaaaagaaacaaaaattaaaaagtaGCATTTTCGATATCAGTTCCTCTAATTGTACTATAAAAAACCATCATCATCGAAATTTGGATAGTATCGTTAAATCTCAAGAGTTTATGTATTTTAAGATGAAAACTCTGATGGAAGCAGGTAAGAAAGCACTAGGTAATCATTATAATAACGCTACAGcgtataaaaattttgattcttctaaaaataaaatggaaaaaattgCCATAATTCATCGAAATGGTACAGATGGTAATGATTTTGTATCAAAAAAACTAGTAATAAGTAGTGAGTCATTCCGGCagttttttaataaacatAGAAATGacataacatatataaatagttcAAATATGAATTTAATAGATAATTTAGagtataataaaagtaGTAGTAAAGATACTAACAATTTATGGAACCTAAAAAACGATGCTATTAATGctactaaaaaaaaagtaaataacTATAAAATGAATGCTTCTAGTGAATTGGCTACAACTGACTCAGAATCGCATTGtttaggaaaaaaaaaagctcTTATCATTGCACTGAGTTATAATGGTTTATTGGAAGGATGCGTAAATGATGCTACTCAGATATGTAAACATTTAATAGAATCCTTTAATTTCAATGAAttgatattattaaatgattgtaatttttgttataaaaattatgttgCACAAAAAGctactaaaaaaaatattataaatcatttacgtgattttattattaactCTAATAATGgtgatattttatttttttattattgtggTTATTCTACCAAAATTATTGATTCGAAATTTAGTGAGAATAACAATTTTGCATTATTACCACAAGATTattctaataataaatatatatattcaaatgAGATATGccatataattaaaaaattaaaaggaGGTAAACAATTATGCGTTATATTTGATACTACTTATTCATCATATTTTGTTCCGACATCTATATCtataacatataataaaagtataaatGCAACTGAATTATCCAAAAATGAGCATTTACCATTTTCGTACAAGAAAAACACTTATTCATTTAAAACTTTTGGAAGAATTAGAGATAGGCATATCGATCCAATTTATGTAGAAAATGTTAAGAAACCtgaaaacaataaattccccgaaaaaaaacatataaaatgtgaaaaatgGACCCTTGTTCCatccatatttttcttcTCTCCTGATTTTCGAGATAGGAATGAATATGAGTTGCTCATGAAGGGGAAATCTTGGG GCTTATTAACATATTGTATAGGAAAATCCATAGAATTGTTGAAATCGAATTTTTCATATCATGATGTGTTTCTCTTATCATCTCAAATACTTCTTaatattaaacaaaaatacaaaataaaatatataaattttagaTTATCCTTTCTAAATGAGCATTCTCCAgatgatataaaatttttatcgCATGAAAGcctttatttatacaaaaaaagacaaattGAAGAGCCATTATGGAAAACATCCATAAGATTGGGTAGTATAAATGAATCGATCAAAAGCAAATTTAGTACGAACATAAGTGAACTCTCGCTAAACTTATCAAAAATGtgtttattaatttttataaaagacATTCAATTCTTCTCAAAAACTAAAATCGATACTTCCATTGAATATTTTGCAAgttgttttattaaacCAAAGAATGTAAATGTCCTTTGTGTCAG gcgaaaaaacacaaaaccccaaaaaattgttagggataaaatatttttcttggAATACATTATTTTAGCCCTTGCCAGCATA AAAAATGCCAAATTTTATGTGgaactttttaaaaagaagaaaaaaaattattttgttgcTCGAAGCGTGTTTAATATAAA aaaCAAGGATGGAAGGTTTTCTTTA AAGGACATCATTGGTATTATAGATTTGAATGTAAAACACATAATAGAAAATTAG
- a CDS encoding cleavage and polyadenylation specificity factor subunit 3, putative, which translates to MSNINIVCLGGASEVGRSCVIIESEKTSIMLDCGIHPAFMGIGCLPIYDAYDISKIDVCLITHFHMDHSGALPYLINKTRFKGRVFMTEATKGICYLLWSDYARIEKCMNLMNKNKSMKSKKELEDNGSDGIDNNINNDGYISNDDNDDAYYDNYIVDKNNDENSNNVLYDDDDIDTTMELIETVNFHENIELENVKFTAYRAGHVIGACMFLVEINNIRLLYTGDYSREIDRHIPIAEIPNIDVHVLICEGTYGIKVHDNRRKREAIFLNMLTNILNSKGKVLLPVFALGRAQEILLILEEHWNRNPNLQKIPIFYISSMATKSLCIYETYINLCSDFIKKIVNEGKNPFNFKYVKYAKSLDSILNYLYQDNYPCVVMASPGMLQSGISKSIFNIIASDKKSGVIITGYTIKGTLADELKTEPEFVTINDKLVKRKCQFEQISFSAHSDFNQTKTFIEKLKCPNVVLVHGDRNELNRLKNKLIDEKKYLSVFTPEILQKVSFHFEHNDHVISLGKLSHHIKKINKKIRLLKKKNQIKLTEKNELDNTKVIEDEQSQEDLDGNEKTMKKEEITENIITKKEPGAENTPTELKKINVLQATGEEMDKNNAEVENEIEKEEIEAIIISEPQSTPVIVFPSDIHEHTNLKTALIDQTINIRYPYKLDALYNVLSNVYEDIFMEDNIIFVKDIKILYCEEEKVIKINWLSSLINDMVADSINFLILEFMDTMASSKKCLPICNNTTDTQIYEMIVDFVEENYTNVERILKRDIKQALLLCSNKNGENIVREKNDENYSTENPKYALYEGEKKKINMKNSKNCNKNAKENINDSNLNENELTLNSENKNSKNINFEMYDNLFFDYIKNTINEEKYNNEYDDICKINEIGEILKFEVKDNANNDVQVFVDMDNREIICKEEYVLIKVKEILRNIEESMLPMCF; encoded by the coding sequence atgagtaacataaatattgtATGTTTGGGAGGTGCTAGCGAAGTAGGGAGATCATGTGTAATAATAGAAAGTGAGAAAACTTCGATTATGTTAGACTGCGGAATACATCCAGCTTTTATGGGCATTGGTTGTTTACCTATATATGATGCCTATgatatatcaaaaattgATGTCTGTTTAATTACACATTTTCATATGGATCATAGTGGTGCATTGccatatttaattaataaaactCGATTTAAAGGGAGAGTTTTTATGACCGAAGCAACAAAAGGCATTTGTTATTTACTGTGGAGTGATTATGCACGTATAGAAAAATGTATGAAtttaatgaataaaaacaaatctATGAAAAGTAAAAAAGAGTTAGAAGATAATGGATCTGATGGtatagataataatataaataatgatggATATATTAGTAATGATGACAATGATGATGCTtattatgataattatattgttgataaaaataatgacgAAAATAGCaataatgtattatatgATGATGATGATATAGACACTACAATGGAATTAATTGAAACAGTTAATTTTcatgaaaatattgaacttgaaaatgtaaaatttACTGCATATAGAGCAGGGCATGTTATAGGTGCATGTATGTTTTTAGtagaaattaataatatacgTTTATTGTATACTGGTGATTATAGTAGAGAAATAGATAGGCATATACCAATAGCTGAAATTCCGAATATTGACGTTCATGTATTAATATGTGAAGGAACGTATGGTATTAAAGTACATGATAATAGAAGAAAACGAGAggcaatttttttaaatatgttaactaatatattaaatagtAAAGGAAAGGTATTATTACCTGTTTTTGCTTTAGGGCGAGCTCAAGAAATACTATTAATATTAGAAGAACATTGGAATCGAAATCctaatttacaaaaaattccaattttttacatttctTCTATGGCTACGAAATCGTTATGTATTTAtgaaacatatataaatttatgtagtgattttattaaaaaaattgttaatgAAGGTAAAAAtccatttaattttaaatatgtaaaatatgcaaaatCATTAGATTCTATTTTaaactatttatatcaaGATAATTACCCATGTGTAGTTATGGCGTCCCCTGGTATGCTTCAAAGCGGTATATCAAAaagtatttttaatataattgcATCAGATAAAAAAAGCGGAGTTATTATAACTGGGTATACAATTAAAGGGACACTAGCAGATGAATTAAAAACCGAACCGGAATTTGTAACGattaatgataaattagttaaaagaaaatgccAATTTGAACAAATTTCATTTAGTGCACATTCCGATTTTAATCAAACCAAAACatttattgaaaaattGAAATGTCCAAATGTTGTTTTAGTACATGGTGATAgaaatgaattaaatagattaaaaaataaactaatagatgaaaaaaaatatttatctgTTTTCACTCCGgaaatattacaaaaagTATCCTTTCATTTTGAACATAATGACCATGTTATATCATTAGGGAAGCTTTCTCatcatattaaaaaaattaataaaaaaattagattactaaaaaaaaaaaatcagaTAAAATTAACGGAAAAAAATGAGTTAGACAATACAAAGGTAATAGAGGATGAACAATCACAAGAAGATTTGGATGGCAATGAAAAAACTATGAAAAAAGAAGAGATTACCGagaatattattactaaaaaAGAGCCGGGTGCAGAAAACACGCCTACtgaattgaaaaaaataaatgttttaCAAGCAACAGGTGAAGAAATGGATAAAAACAATGCAGAAGTCGAAAAtgaaatagaaaaagaagaaatagAGGCGATAATAATATCTGAACCCCAATCTACCCCTGTTATTGTTTTTCCAAGCGATATACATGAAcatacaaatttaaaaacagCATTAATTGATCAAACCATTAATATTAGATATCCGTATAAATTAGATGCATTATATAACGTTTTAAGTAATGTATACGAAGACATTTTTATGGAGGAtaacataatttttgttaaagatataaaaatattatattgtgAAGAGgaaaaagtaataaaaattaattggCTATCAAGCCTTATTAATGATATGGTTGCGGATagcataaattttttaattctcgAATTTATGGATACAATGGCATCtagtaaaaaatgtttaccAATTTGTAATAATACAACGGATACCCAAATATACGAAATGATAGTTGACTTTGTTGAAGAAAATTACACAAATGTTGAAagaatattaaaaagaGACATAAAGCAggctttattattatgtagtaataaaaatggtgAGAATATTGTTCGAGAAAAGaatgatgaaaattattCTACAGAAAATCCCAAATATGCTTTGTATGAAGgggaaaagaaaaaaataaatatgaaaaacagtaaaaattgtaacaaaaatgcaaaggaaaatataaatgactccaatttaaatgaaaatgaattaaCATTAAATTcggaaaataaaaatagtaaaaatataaattttgaaatgtatgacaatttattttttgattatattaaaaatacgATTAAcgaagaaaaatataataatgaatatgatgatatttgcaaaattaatgaaattggagaaatattaaaatttgaaGTTAAGGATAATGCTAACAACGATGTTCAGGTGTTTGTTGATATGGACAATAGGGAGATTATATGCAAAGAAGaatatgttttaataaaagtTAAAGAAATTTTAAGAAATATTGAAGAATCTATGCTCCCTATGtgtttttga